The stretch of DNA GGTGCTCATGGTCGGGATTCCGTCGGCAGGTAGGTATAGACGGTCGAGCGCGCAACGCCCAGCGTGCGCGCGACCTCGGAAAGCGCATGGCGCAGGTTGAGCAGGCCGGCGTCGGCGAGTTCGCGCACCGCGTCGCGGCGCTGCGCGAGCGTGAGGCCGATCGGCGTCGTGTTGCGCGCGGCCGCGAAACGTTCGAGCGTCGCGCGCACGTCGCCGAGCTGGCGCGATGCGAGCGTCTCGACGACCGGCGCGCTCGACGGCGCGGTGCTCATCAGCTGGCCGAGGCCGGCCGTGACCGCGCCGAGCAGCGACACGTCCATGTTCAGGCAGATCGCCGCGACGTAGTCGCCGGCGCTGTTCTTCAGGCCGATCGACGTGCTCTTCGCGGGGCGGCCGTC from Paraburkholderia caballeronis encodes:
- a CDS encoding helix-turn-helix transcriptional regulator, whose product is MRNVDRENQLLLREGRKIVEALGQTLAPLVEVVLHDLSRPGHSVVAIANNLSGRSVGDAVTEMGLARITDPGFPEVVQNYPNRFPDGRPAKSTSIGLKNSAGDYVAAICLNMDVSLLGAVTAGLGQLMSTAPSSAPVVETLASRQLGDVRATLERFAAARNTTPIGLTLAQRRDAVRELADAGLLNLRHALSEVARTLGVARSTVYTYLPTESRP